The genomic region GCTTCCGCCCGCGGCGCCTGTTTCTGACGGGACAGGTCGTACAGGACCGAGCCGAAGGCCGGGAGGGTCCGTGCATTGACCGAAGCCAAGAGAGGGATGTGTCGGGTCACGTGATCCGGCTCGGTTGCCACTATGACCTGGCTGTGGATGGCCGCTTCAGAGGACAGGGTCGAGTCCAGTCCTTGGACGAACACTACTGGACCGGCTGTCTCCATTGCTTCCAGGAGCAGCGCATCGCTTGTGGCGCCGTCCAACTGGGCGGGACTGGCATAATCGAGCCGATGGTCGAGGCCGATGGCCGATGCCCCCGCGTCATGTGCGGCAGTGATGAGGGTCGCGAGCACCATCCGATCCAACGGACCGGCGCCGAACCGATCGTCGCCGGCCGGATCGCGCCGGATGATGGTCAATGAGGGGCTGGCCTGGATCGGCAAACGATGACGCAGCCAGGTGTCGTACGGAGCCCATTCCAACGCGGCAAAGGTGGCCGGTGCCAGGGTGTGAAGCAACAGGGCGCACAGTGTCGCAAGGAGACCGATCACCGGTGCCTGGAGCGGAAGCGATCTGATAAAGAGGCGCCAGAATCGAATGCCGTCCATGTTCCTCTTAGCAGATTATTGAAAACCCCCTTAGCCACATGGTTTCAAGTGGCATCAGCCTGCTACGGATTTGCGAACTCCTCGAGCACGGCCTTCACCTCCTGCTTCGGAAGTCCTTTCAATACGGCCTTGGCTTTCCGAAGGTCCGCCGCTGTGCCGAGGCCCTTGCCATAGATACGGGCCAGGGTCTTTTTCGAGGGCACGAAGCCGTCCGCCGCCGTCGTCTCGAAATAGGCCAGTAGTACGGGATCGAAGGGCGGAAGCTGCTGATCTAATCCTGTCTCGTATAATTTGGCGAGTTCGGCCTGTGACGGCTCGCTGAGGGCATAGGCTTCCTTGAGAAGCAGCGGAACGGCCATGTCCGGACGATTGTGTTTGAGAAGTGTGGTGCCGAGGGTTTCACCGTTTTCGATTTGGTATGGTTGAAGGTCCTGGTCTTGCCGGATCTTCTCCAGAACCTCGACCTGCACTCTTTCCTGATAGGCCTGAAACGCTTCGAGTGTCTCCTTGCGCCTACGTTCCGGCTGGTCGGGCGACAACGCCAGTCGTCTGGTCTTCGACAGGGCCTCAGCGGCCGGCTGGTGACCGAACTCTTCGGCCTTCGCCCACCAATAGATGGCGGACGCCAGATTCTTCTGAACCCCCTGGCCGGCTTTATAGGCATTGCCCAGAAAAAATTGAGCCTGCGGCACGCCGCCTTTAGCCGCTTCCTCCATGAATTGCGCCGCTTCCCCGCCGTGATTGACCAGCTTGAGCAGCAGCGCCATGCGATAACGGGCATCGGGAAAATTCGGTTGCAACTCCAGCGCCTGGCGATAGGAATCGATCGCCGCGTTCACGTTTCCGCGTGTGTAGTGCACGTTGCCGAGACTGTAATGGGCGTGAGTCAGTGTGGAATCCAGTTGAATGGCTTCCTTCAACGCCGTCGAGGCTCCTCGCCAGTCCTGCTTGGCCATGAGGAGAACGCCCAGCTGCAAATGCGCCTCCGGATCCGAAGCATTCAGCTTGATCGCGGCGCGGCATTCGTCGATCGCAGCGTCCAGATCTCCGATTCGATAGAGTCCGCGCGCGAGGTTCAAACGGGTTTCCGCGTTTTGGGGTGTCAGGCGGGCCGCGTTGCGGAGCTCACTCAGCGCGAGCGTGGCGTCTTCTTCCTGCGCGGTCACCGGTGGCTCCGGCGCTTCTGTGGGCGGGGGCGTCAGAGGGCGACTCTCGACCGGCGGCGGGCTTTCGACCAGCGGCTGATTCTCGACGAGTGGGGGACTGTCGAGGAGCGGTGGGGCGCCCGGCTCATCGGTCGTCTGAGCATGTGAAGGATCGATCGGGAGCAACAGCGTGAAGAACACGGCCAGGGTGGTCACGGGTACCGATCGATGCATGAAAGCCTGTGACCCTCCGATTTCGTGTGATAGACGGGCACATTATAGCATTCGATTGGAGGATCGTGGTCCGTTTCGTCCGGGATTGAATGGCTCCAGTGAGGGCTATCGCAGCCTGGCCAGGGCTTCCGCGATGGACCGAAGTCTGTCCTGAAGGTCGACGCCGGTCAGGCGAACCGGTTCATGCGGGACGCGCCAGACCGGTTCGAGCGGGGCCGGGTCTGCCGCCAGTCGAGGAATCACGTGCCAGTGGATATGGGGGAGTTGGTTGCCGAGCAGCTCGTAATTGATCTTCTTGGCTCCGAAGGTCTCGGCCAGCGCCTTGGCCGCAACGTTCACTTCTTCCATGAGCTGGATGCGTTCCGTAGGAGCCAGGTGGAACAGCTCCGTCGCATGCCGTTTGAACACGATGACCGTCCACCCTGCAAAGTATTGGTCGTCGTGCAGAAAGGCCTTGGAGAGGCCCAGGTCCATGACCAAGTGGTCGGTGGCCGGCCAGTGTCCTCCGCAGGCCCGGCAGGATGGATCGGTCACGGTTGGTTCGCTTTCCGCCATTCCTCCTCGGTAATGACGCCCTTTTTGAGCAGCAGCTGGATGAGCTTGTCCGTCTGTCGCTCCTGGGCCTGGTGGCGCGGGTTGGTCGATGGCGATGGGGGCTGCGCTTGACTCTGCTGTTTGGGTTCGGGCGGGGGGCGTCGTGCGCCGTAGACCTTGAACGAAGGCGTGAAGACGATCATGTAGTCCTTGTTGCGAAGCCGGATGCTGACGGGAAGGCTTTGGCTGTAGGGAACGAGATCGGGATTTGCGCCGGGGGGAATTCTGAAGTAGGGCTTTCCGTCCGACGTTTCTCCCTCCTGTCCCAGCACGTCCATACGGCTCAGGATCGGATCGCTGTTCAGGTTTTCGCGTTCCTCGCCGCCGATGTTGGTGACTTTGTCCAGCACGATATACAGGGAGTCTCCGGCAAAGGTTTCGGAGGACAGGTTCTTGGCGCTGACGTCGTACCGGTACTCGCTGTTGAAGTTGTCGCGCCCTTTGAGGGTGACGACGACGGACACTCTCCCAGTCAAGTCGCTGAGTTGGTCGATCGGAGAGGCGACGGCCAGGGAGGACGCGATGATGGGGGTGATGAAGGCTGCCCAGCAACCGGCGATCAGTGTGAGGCGTCGAAGTGATCTAGGCATGGCTCCCTCTGTCGAAACATAGGTGCGAGCCGATCGGTCGAACGGGCTACCCGCAGCGCCAAGCCTGCCCGCTTGGCTTCCGGAAGCTGGCAGCCAAGCTCGTCGCAGCGGCGTATCGGCGGTTGCAGTAGAAGCGATCATGAATAGGGCGGGCCAGAGCATAGCAAAGATCCGGTGATTCAGCGAGGGGCTTCTCAACGGGACTTGCCTTGACACCTCGTTTCAGCCGACGATATTCTCCGTGCATCCAAGGCAGATTCCGGTTTCCGCTGCTCCCCTCTATGAGACTATCCAGGCGTAGATCCGCTCCCTTGGTCATTCCTCGAACGCTGGTTTTGCGATTGCTTCGGCTGTACGACTATCCGCATCCCCACCGGAGAGGCAGGGTGATCCGGGGCTACGATCGCCCGCATGCGGTGCGGACGGCCAGGATGTGCGCGGCGGTTGCCGGAGCCCTGGGCCACGATCCCGACCGTGTGCGTCAATATCAGATCGCCTGTCTATTGCATGACTTGGGCCGTGCCGGCTTGGACCGCCGACTCTTTGGGAAGATTTGGTCCTGGGCCAAGGCACACGGAATTCCCACGAGACCGCGCGAATGGCGGACCATACATCCGGAGACCGTCTATGGACGCGAGACCGAAGCGTTTCTTTCCCGCTACCGCCAAGAGTTGAAGGCGGACGGGATTGACATGACGCCGTGGGCGGTGGAGCAGGTCGAGATGCGGCTGGGGTATGCCCGACGCCTCGCCCGCCGGCTGCGCGCCGTCCGTTCGGGGATCAAGAAGCTGGGCATCCGATGGGAGCCCTGGATGCAAGCGGTGATGCTCTACTATTATTATCCGGAAAAGCTCGCGGGGGCCGAGCCGTGGGTCAAGCAGCTGGCAGAAGTGCTGGTGGCCTGCGAGCAGTTCGAGGCCTATAGCAACCAGCGGCGGGGCCGGGATTATTACTTGCGCCAAAAGGAAACGATTCCCGAGGCGTTTGCCTATCTGGGGACGCTGGAGCGGGACGGCATGGTGAGCGCCGACGTCATGGATGCGCTCACGCGGCTGGCCGCGGACGGAACGTTCGACGACGTACTGGCGGAGGCACGCGGACGCCGGCTGACTCCGATGGATCGCAAGGCGCTCCGCAGGCTGAAGAGGTGAGCATGGCCGTCAAGACCGTTCCCCTGCGCCTGTCGATGCGCGGCGGAACCCAGATCGAAAATGTGACCGAGTCGGTGCAGGAGGCACTCGCGGATTCGAAGCTGGCCGCCGGCATCGCGACGGTGTTCGTCCGACACACTACCGCGTCGGTGATGATCATCGAGGACGAGCCAGGCATCCGGGCCGACACGCACGCGTTTTGGGACCGTGCGGTTCCGGCTGATCCGGCCTGGCAGCACAACGTCCGTAACGCCGGGGAAGACAACGGGCATAGTCACTTGCGCGGACAACTGCAGGGGCCTTCGGTGACCATTCCCTTTGCAGCCGGGGCACTGTTGCTGGGAACCTGGCAGCAGATCGTCGTCGTCGATTTCGATACGAGGGCTCGCACGCGCGAGATCGTCATCCAGTTGATCGGAGAGCCGGAATCATGACGCGACCCGCTGTGCATCCGTCCGGTCCGATCATCTGCCTGGCCGCGCTGTTGTCCTGCGCGCCTTCCGTTCAGGCCGCGGATTGGGGAAAGCCGTTGGGGGCGACCTACGACGGGCCGGAAGGCAAGGCGCGCGCCGTGACGCCCGCACCTCTGGAACTGGCCGCCGATGAACGGGCTACGATGGCCGTGTTTGAACGGGTGACGAAATCCGTCGTCTTCATCGCGAATACGGCGATTCAGCGCGATCCCTGGTCGTTCGATCTTCTCGAGGCTCCGCAAGGGTCCGGTTCCGGGTTCGTCTGGAACAAGCAGGGACACATCGTCACGAATTTCCACGTCGTGTACGGTGCCAGTTCCATCAAGGTCACGCTGGCCGATCGATCCGAGTACAAGGCGGTGCTGATCGGAGCGGATCCGGATCACGATCTCGCGGTGCTGCAGATTCAAGCGACGGACGACGCGCTGTCGCCCATTACGGTGGGGTCCTCGAACGATCTCAGGGTGGGGCAAAAGGTCTTGGCGATCGGGAATCCGTTCGGTCTCGACCATTCCCTGACCACGGGGGTCGTGAGCGCGTTGGGACGCACCATCAAGTCCCTGTCGAACCGCACGATCGAAGGCGTGATTCAGACCGATGCGGCCATCAACCCCGGGAATTCCGGCGGGCCGCTTCTTGATGGGACCGGCCGGCTCATCGGCGTCAATACGCAAATCGTCAGTCCGAGCGGCGCCTTTGCCGGAATCGGATTCGCCGTTCCGGTGGACACGGTCAATAGGATCGTCCCGGAGCTGATCAAGCACGGGAAACTGATCCGTCCCGGATTGGGCGTATCGCTCGTGCCGGACGCGATGGCCAAGCGGTGGGGGGTGAAAGGACTGATCATCGGAAAGGTCTCTCGCGGGGGTGCGGCGGAGCGGGCAGGCCTGCAGGGAGCCCGTGAAACCATGCCGGGCCGGGTGGAATTGGGCGACGTCATCGTGTCCGTCAATAACCGGCCGGTCTCGACCGTGGATGAACTGATGGACGTGATGGAAGACCATAAGGTCGGTGACCGCGTCACGGTCGACATCCTCAGGAACAATCGTCGGCAATCGGTGACGGTCACGTTGCAAGCCATCAACTGATGGCCGAATGTATTGGAGCTGATCCGGCGGACACCCGTGCTCCTCCAAAACAGAGGTGCGTCGGCACGAGCGGTAATCGACGAGACCTCTATGGTAGGATCACAGATCTTGGACAGGCGGAGGACGAGTAATGAGTGATCGTCGACCCAGCAATCAACCGGATGGACAACCCAGGCCTCGCGGTCAGGGGGCCGAGCCCTCGCAGAGCGGATCCGATCCTTTGGAATTGATCGAAGAATGTCTCGCGTCGTTCACCGATGCGGATCCCCGACAGAAACTGCTCTACAAAGTGCGGCATGCCATGATGGCCGCCCAGACGGCCAACCAGCAACGCGAGGCCGAATTCAAGAAAGTCAGCGAAGTCGTGGCGAAGCTGACCGCTCCCGCCAACCGAATCGGGACCTTGCTCGATGTACCGGGTGAAGGATTGGCCCGGATCGTCATCGGCGGGGCCGAATATTACGCCAACGTCGATCCGCGAGTGCCGGCCGAGGACCTCAAGATCGGCGCGCAGATTTTGGTGAACGAAGCCTATGCCGTCATCAAGACGCTCGGCTATGACCGGAACGGACCCATTCTGAAGCTGGCCGAAGCCATGGCGGACGGGCGGTTGCGCTTCGAGCAGGACATGGGCCGCCAAGCCCTCGTGCTGCAGCGGTCGAGCGATCTCCTGGGCGTCGAGTTGAAGGCGGGCGACGAAATCAGGATCGATCCCAGTCATCGAATCGCGATCGAGAAACTCGACGAGCGGAAATCGGCCCGGCACGTGTTGGATGAAGTGCCGACCGTGACGTGGGAGCAGATCGGCGGACAGCGGGACGCGATTACGGCCATCAGAAAAGCGATCGAATATCCTTTGCTGCATGCGGAGACCTTCGAGAAATTCAAGTTTTCACAGCCCAAGGGGTTTTTGCTGTACGGGCCGCCCGGTTGCGGCAAGACGCTGATCGGTCAGGCTGCAGCCGGCAGTTTGGCGAAACTGGTCGGTGAATCGAAACAGACGGCTTCAGCGGACGATCGTCGGCCGCCAGTCGTGACCGGCGCGTTTCTTCACGTGAAGGGACCGGAGATTCTGAACATGTGGCTGGGGGAATCGGAGCGCATGGTCCGCGATCTGTTCGCCCAAGCGAGGGCGCGACGCAAGGAAGGAGCCCTGCCGTTCATTTTCATCGATGAAGCGGAATCCATCCTGGGAACCAGGCGCGCGCTGCGATCCTTCAACATCTCCAACACGCTCGTGCCGATGTTCTGCAGCGAGATGGACGGGATCGAGTCGTTGCAGGACGTGGTCATCATCCTGGCGTCGAACCGTCCGGATCTGATCGATCCGGCCGTGCTACGGCCCGGCCGTATCGACCGGAAGATCAAGGTTCGCCGGCCGAATCGGGACGCGGCGACCGAAATTCTCAAAGTCTATCTCACGGCCGATTTACCGTTCGATCAGGCGGTGATCGAAGAGCGGGGCGGCGATGCGGCAGGGGCATCGGCATCGCTGGCTCAGGAGGTCATCGACACGCTGTTCAAGCGGGCGGATGAGAATCGGCTCCTGTCGATCCGGCTGCGCAACGGGCAGCACCAGGTGCTCTATCGCAGCGATCTCATCAGCGGGGCCATCCTGGCGTCCATTGTTCAACGGGCCAAGGAAAAGGCGATCGATCGGACGATTCAAACGGGACGGCCGGCCGGCATGACGGCCCAGGATCTCCTGGATGCCGCCGCGGAGGAATTTCGCGAGGGCGAGATGCTGCCGCCGGACGATGCCGCCGAGGAATGGCTCAAGCTTCTCGACCACCATCCGGAACAGGTCGTGGGGGTCTCTTCGTTCCGGCGCGGGAGGCAGACGGAAGAGCGAGCCGTGAATCAGATCATATGACGTGCGAGACGACGCGTGACTAATAGACCTGCAAGCGTCCGGCTGTTCGGAATTGAAACCGAATACGGGATCGCCCGGGATGACCTGGAACAGATGGATTCCGTGGTCGAATCGATGGATCTGGTGCGGGCGCACCTCACGGCGTCGTTCGAGCGGCGCTGGGACTATGCCGGGGAAGATCCGCACGAAGATGCCAGGGGATTTCGCGTGTCGGGATTGCAGCAGGACCGGGAAGAGGACGAGTTCGCGAAGGTCGACGCCCACCGGCCGTTTTCGTTTCACGAGATGAAGAGCGACCTCGTGTTGCCGAACGGGGCCCGCTTTTACAACGATCATACGCATCCCGAATATTCAACGCCGGAATGCCGGACCTTGAAGGATCTGGTGGCGCAGGACCGGGCAGGGGAGCGTGTCGCTCAACGGGCGGCCGATCGCCGGAACCGAAGCCTCGGCGGGGCGCATGTGCAACTCTATAAGAACAACACCGATTTTCACGGACACAGTTACGGCTGTCATGACAACTACTTGGTGCCCAGATCCGTGCCGTTTGCGTCGTTGGTCTCCGGCTTGCTGCCCTTTCTCGTGAGCCGTCAGGTCATCGCCGGAGCGGGAAAGGTGGGGACGGAAGCCCAGGAGTCCGGATTCGTGGCGGGTCCGTATCAGTTGTCGCAGCGCGCGGATTTCATGGAAACGGATCTGAGCGTCGATACCATGCACAACCGGCCGATTCTGAACACGCGCGATGAACCGCACGCGGATCCCCTGAAATACCGGCGCCTCCATCTGATTTTGGGTGACGCCAACATGTGCGAGTATGCGACGGCGCTCAAGGTCGGCACGACCAGGCTGGTGTTGGAGTTGATCGCCCGCGACGCGGCGCCGGACCTCGAATTGGAGTCTCCGGTTTCGGCGATCAAGCAGATTTCTCGGGATGCGGACCTCAAGGTGAGGGTGCGCCGGCAAAAGGGCTCGGCTCTTTCGGCGTTGGACCTTCAAGAAGAATATCTGGCCGCGGCTCGCCGGACGTTGTCGGGATCCGATCCGGAGACGGACTGGATCATGACCGAATGGGAGATGGTGCTGAGCCAACTGACCGGCGAGCGAAGCCAATTGGTGGGAAAACTGGATTGGGTGACCAAGCAATGGCTGTTGGAAACGTTTGTCCGCGAAGAACGGATCGGCTGGGATGATCCCTGGCTGGCCAGCCTGGATTTGGAGTATCACAACATCGATCCCGAGCGGGGGCTCTTTCTCGGGCTTGAAGCCGATGGCAAGGCCTGGCGGTTGACGACCGAGAAGGACGTCGCGCAGGCGCTGTCGTCCGGACCGCGCGATACCAGGGGCGGCTTGCGTGGCCTCTGCGTCCGCCGGTTTCCCGACCAGATCACGGGTATGCAGTGGGAGCGGATCCAGTTTGCCGGCGGGTTGCGATCGAGGGTGCTGGACATGAGCGATTTGTTCGAACCGGAAACCGTCTTGCGCTGCGCGGATGTCTTCGAGGCGGCATCGTCGCCGGCGGATGCGCTCGACGCCTGGAAAGCAAGAAAGGATGCCGAATCATGAGCAGCTTAATGATGCCAGAACGCCGCGAAGGGCCAGTGGATCCAATGCCGAAGGGTCCAGGCCCGTCCGAAGAGGAACGGGGTCCTCGCCGTCCCGATACCGGGTCGCCCGAGACGGACAATCTGATGAAACGCATGCGCAAGGTCGATCCGAAACAGGCGGAACGATATCGCCAGAGAACGGGTGAGTAAAAAGAGACGTGTTGAATTGTGAACGTGGAGTTTTGAGCAAGGCTTGATTCTGAAACGGGATGTCTCAGTCGTAACTCAGGACTCAGCACTCGTAATTAAGAACCTGGTGATGTGGGTGACGTGATGGGGATGCAGGGAGATTTGTTTCAGTTGTTGAAGGAACAGGGGTATCAATTCGGCTTGCCGGCGGCGGCGGCGGCGGACGTCGATATTCCCACGGCCACGACGATTCTGGCCTTCAGATATCGGGACGGAGTCCTGGTTGCCGGAGACCGCCGTGCCACGGCCGGCAACATGGTGATGTACGATCGAACCGACAAGGTGCTCGAGATCGACCGGTACAGTGTCATGGCGATCGCCGGCGTACCGGCCACGGCCTATGAAATGGCCCGCGTCCTGGAGCATTCGTTCAAATACTACCGTCGGACTCAACTCCAGGAATTGAGCTTCGAGGGAAAGTTGCGGGCTCTCTCCAAGCTGCTGAAGGAAAACGTGCCGGCGGCGCTTGCCGGTACGGGGGCGGTGGCGCCCATCTTCGCCGGTTATGACGCCGAGCAGGGCATGGCGAAGACGTATTTCTACGACATTCTGGGCGCGGAATTTGAGGGAGTCGAATACGCCGTCTCCGGCTCCGGTTCGCCCACGCTACGCGGGATTCTTCACTATCTGAACACCTGGGGTGAGCAGCCGTTGACCGGCATGGCGGAAGAGCAGGCGGCGATTCAGGCCTTGCGCCTGTTGACCTGCGCGGCTGAATTCGATTCCGCCACCGGGGGTGTGAACCGTGAAGCCAATCTGTATCCGGTCATCAAGCTGATCACACAAGACGGAATTCGCACGGTGTCCGATACGGATCTCAAACAGTCATTTGAAGCGAACGTGATCCGTCGGGCCTGAGTCGAGAGGGTCCGAGGATTTCTGGATTCGCCACGCGAGTTGAGCGGGAGCATTATGTACGACGAACCATACCGTTGGGTCGAAGCGGTCGGCAATCGCCGGCAGTATCTGGATGAACAATTCAAGCAGGGCAGTCCGGTGATCGCGGTAACCTATGACGCGGGGATTCTGCTCCTCACGGTCAGCAAGGGCACGCCGAAACTCTATGAGATTTACGACCGCCTGGCGCTGGGAGGCATGGGCCATCCGGCTGATCTCGAAAAATTGCGCTTCAGTCTTCTGGAAATGGCCCATGTTGAAGGATTCAACCGGTCGCCGTCCGATGTCACCGGTGGCCGCATGGTCAAGTATGGAATTGCGCCGGTGATCAAGCAGGCGTTCGAAGAGGTCTACAAAGCTCCGTTCATCGTGAAAATCCTCTTGGCTGAATTGGGGCAGAAACCCGACAAAGACAGGTTCCTGACCATTAATTATGACGGGACATTTGAAGAACGGACGCACTGTGCCGTGTTGGCCGCCAACCGGTCCGTCGAACAATCGATGACGGCGTATCTGCAGGCGCGACCATCCGCTTCCGGGACCCTTGATCAGGCGGTCGGCCATGCGCTGCATGCATGGGTGCTGGGAGAGCAGGCTCAGCGGCGGGCGGCGGAGATGCGATCGGAACCAGAGGCCTCCGCGCCGGAATCCGCACAGACGGAGATCGACGCCAAAACAGTGGCCGAGTACGTCCGCGACCATCTCGACGGCCGGACGATCGAATGCGCGGTCCTCGATCGGAATCAGCGGGGATCCGCAAAATATCGTGCGCCCCTCAAGCCTGCCGAACTCGGCGAATGGCAGAGAGCGTGATCCTACCCCTGTGACGCCATGCTGAATCGTATCTTCGGGTTGGAGACCGAGTACGGCCTCCTGGTCCATCAAGACCGGCCTGACCATTCCCCCACGTGGTTCGCCCACAAGATCCGCGACCATCTATTCAATGTCCGCCGGCAGGGCGTCCTGGACGTGCATCATCGCGGGCATGACGAGCCTCCCGGCAACGGCGGGTTTCTCACGAATGCCGGGCGGGTGTACCTGGACATGGGCCATCTGGAATATGCCTCTCCGGAATGTCACTCCTTGACCGACGTGATCGCGGCCGATCGAGCGGGGGACACCATCTTGCAGGACACGATCGAGGATCTCGGGTTTGCCGATCAGGTGTCGCTCATCAAGAACAACGTCGATCACGAGACGGATGCGACGTTCGGTTCGCATGAGAATTACCTGGTATCCCGGCGGTTTCCGTTCACGCGGCGTGGCTTGGCCCCGCTGGTCACCTTCCTGGTCACGAGACAGATTTTCACCGGCTCGGGGCGCGTCGGCTCCGCCGGTCCTCAGGATGCATGGATTCAGAGGGATCGATTGATCGTGCCGCGCATGTCGATCGGCGGCGGACGCCTCGATCCGGCGGCGCCGTTTCAGATCTCGCAGCGGGCCGATCATATCGTCAATGATTTTTTCGAGTGGGTGCAGCAGAACCGGGCCATCGTGAACACAAGGGATGAGCCTCTCGCGGATCCGAATCAGTATCGGCGCATTCACCTGCTGCTCGGCGATTCCAATATGGCGGAGTATGCCGCCGCTCTGAAAATGGGAACGACCGGCCTGATCCTGCAGTTGATCGAGGAGGGCCACATTCCGGACGATCTGGAGATCGACGAACCGGTCGAAGCCCTGCAGGAAATTTCTCAGGATCAGGATCGGCAATGGATAGTGCAGCTCCGATCCGGGAAGACGATGTCGGCGATCGACGTCCAGGAGCAATTCGTCGAGGCGGCGAGGCAGCATTGCCGAGGACAGGATGAAGAGACCGATTGGGTGATCGATCAGTGGAGCGGGGTGCTGCAGGATTTGCGGGGCGAATACGCCAACCTTGTGGGACGGGTGGACTGGGCGTCAAAGCTGTGGCTGTTGGAGTCGTTCCGCGAAGCCGAAAAGGTCGACTGGACGGATCCGATCTTGAAGAGCCTCGACCTCGAATATCACAACCTGAATGCAGGCAAGGGACTGTACTTCGGATTGCTGGATGAAGGGCGCGTCACTCGCGTGACGACGGACAAGGCCATCGAACTGGCTGCGGCGCATCCGCCACGAAATACCCGGGCCTACGGTCGGGGCGAATTGGTTCGGCATTTGCTGCGCAACGCGCCGCCCTCACATGAGTCGGACTCCGGGCAAGAGGAGCGATTTTTCCCGCCGTACGTGATCAATTGGTCGATTTTCCAAGTCAGGGGCCAATCGCCCTTTCCCATGCCGGATCCCTTCAAGACCTATGTGCAGGAAGTGCACGCTCATCTCGAGGGGGCCTGACCGGTCATCACCTCGATGATCCGGTTTTCGGCCCAAAAGCGATCCTCATTGGGCCGGTTCGGTTGGACGAACCCGCAATGGCCCCCATGCCGAGGTGCGATGAGTCGGATGTTCGGATTGTCCCGGATGGCCGATGCGTCGAACATGGCGAAGGGGATGAACGGATCATCCTGCGCCGTGATGATGACCGCGGGAACGGCAATCGACTTCAGGACATGTCTGGATCCGGCCCGGTCGTAGTAGTCGGCCCCGTTTCGATAGCCACCGTCCCGCGCCGTATAACGGTCGTCAAATTCGCGGAGCGTGCGGACGGCGTTCAACTCAGCCAGGTCCCATCGACCCGGAAACAGCACGGCTTTCCGGTGCATGCGCGCTTTCATGCTCGTGAGAAAATGGTTATGGTAGATCCAGTTCCTTGGATGCTCCAGGGCGGCGACGCATTGTGTGGGGTCGATATTGGGACAAACCGCCACCACCCCGGCCAG from Nitrospira japonica harbors:
- a CDS encoding ubiquitin-like protein UBact, encoding MPERREGPVDPMPKGPGPSEEERGPRRPDTGSPETDNLMKRMRKVDPKQAERYRQRTGE
- a CDS encoding proteasome accessory factor PafA2 family protein, yielding MLNRIFGLETEYGLLVHQDRPDHSPTWFAHKIRDHLFNVRRQGVLDVHHRGHDEPPGNGGFLTNAGRVYLDMGHLEYASPECHSLTDVIAADRAGDTILQDTIEDLGFADQVSLIKNNVDHETDATFGSHENYLVSRRFPFTRRGLAPLVTFLVTRQIFTGSGRVGSAGPQDAWIQRDRLIVPRMSIGGGRLDPAAPFQISQRADHIVNDFFEWVQQNRAIVNTRDEPLADPNQYRRIHLLLGDSNMAEYAAALKMGTTGLILQLIEEGHIPDDLEIDEPVEALQEISQDQDRQWIVQLRSGKTMSAIDVQEQFVEAARQHCRGQDEETDWVIDQWSGVLQDLRGEYANLVGRVDWASKLWLLESFREAEKVDWTDPILKSLDLEYHNLNAGKGLYFGLLDEGRVTRVTTDKAIELAAAHPPRNTRAYGRGELVRHLLRNAPPSHESDSGQEERFFPPYVINWSIFQVRGQSPFPMPDPFKTYVQEVHAHLEGA
- a CDS encoding proteasome subunit alpha, with product MGDVMGMQGDLFQLLKEQGYQFGLPAAAAADVDIPTATTILAFRYRDGVLVAGDRRATAGNMVMYDRTDKVLEIDRYSVMAIAGVPATAYEMARVLEHSFKYYRRTQLQELSFEGKLRALSKLLKENVPAALAGTGAVAPIFAGYDAEQGMAKTYFYDILGAEFEGVEYAVSGSGSPTLRGILHYLNTWGEQPLTGMAEEQAAIQALRLLTCAAEFDSATGGVNREANLYPVIKLITQDGIRTVSDTDLKQSFEANVIRRA
- a CDS encoding YheT family hydrolase, whose product is MTPLPDFVPSPLLRNPHLMTLLPRYWPRGRPLHGIPVESRLFTVADDTKLLGFCHWQEDRRAHRTVALVHGLEGCSESHYMHGIAAKAYRAGMNVIRLNQRNCGGTEHLTPTLYNSGLGGDYRRVVDELVRTDGLTGMWLVGYSMGGNLVLKAAGEAASSQPALAGVVAVCPNIDPTQCVAALEHPRNWIYHNHFLTSMKARMHRKAVLFPGRWDLAELNAVRTLREFDDRYTARDGGYRNGADYYDRAGSRHVLKSIAVPAVIITAQDDPFIPFAMFDASAIRDNPNIRLIAPRHGGHCGFVQPNRPNEDRFWAENRIIEVMTGQAPSR